From the Salinibacter grassmerensis genome, one window contains:
- a CDS encoding methyltransferase domain-containing protein, with the protein MTVPPVPDLSSRLETEEWMDDFSITDARLTRALRDLRRVNRVLGGYRATDCVLDPMLRRHDRLRLLDVGCGSGDHLAHLVRRGERLGCILDLVGIDANPVTVGHARAYLDHQLPPRLRDRVRVEIGDAQALSHDDGAVDVAHAALFLHHFHGPSAVQVLSEMQRVARHGLLLNDLHRHLLAYVGIWGLSRALGLAPMVQHDGPVSVRRGFRRAELRTLARSARLPTPTVQWHWAFRWTLSTLDFGS; encoded by the coding sequence GTGACCGTTCCTCCCGTCCCGGACCTCTCATCGCGCCTGGAGACCGAGGAATGGATGGACGACTTTTCGATCACCGACGCTCGTCTCACGCGAGCCCTCCGCGACCTCCGACGGGTGAACCGGGTGCTCGGAGGGTACCGGGCGACGGACTGTGTTCTTGACCCCATGCTGAGGCGCCACGATCGCCTTCGCCTGCTGGATGTGGGGTGCGGGAGCGGAGACCATCTGGCGCATCTGGTCCGGCGAGGCGAGCGTCTCGGGTGCATCCTGGACCTCGTCGGCATTGACGCCAACCCCGTCACGGTAGGCCATGCCCGGGCCTACCTCGACCACCAACTTCCCCCGCGCCTCCGGGACCGGGTTCGTGTCGAGATCGGGGATGCCCAGGCCCTTTCCCACGACGACGGGGCCGTCGACGTCGCCCACGCGGCCCTGTTCCTGCACCACTTTCACGGTCCCTCGGCGGTCCAGGTGCTCTCGGAGATGCAGCGGGTGGCCCGGCACGGCCTTCTCCTAAACGACCTCCACCGGCACCTCCTCGCCTATGTGGGGATCTGGGGCCTTAGCCGCGCCCTGGGCCTCGCCCCAATGGTACAGCACGACGGCCCCGTCTCGGTACGGCGCGGGTTTCGTCGGGCGGAGCTCCGCACCCTTGCCCGGAGCGCCCGGCTGCCCACCCCAACCGTCCAATGGCATTGGGCCTTCCGGTGGACCTTGTCGACGCTTGATTTCGGCTCGTGA
- a CDS encoding NAD(P)/FAD-dependent oxidoreductase, with protein MRYDALVIGGGLSGCSTALQLAREGHDVLLAEQSTYPRQKLCGEFLSPEAQSSFRRLDVLGDVHAAGAKTIDRTCLTASSGAKTSHALPDAALGFSRYRLDQLLFQRACTAGVEGRPGTRVTDVRGNLRDGFVATVGGDPVEARLVLGAHGRRSRLDRSLERPFLSETTPYVAFKAHYAGPAAADLENTIELHSSPGAYCGLSPVEENRINVCWIGRTDALKDAGGSPEGMLNTTLRQNPALDELLSGLTRVSDRFEAVSQVPLMPKSRFADGVCMIGDAAGMIAPLCGDGMAMALRTADLVSPLASDFLDGRHPARTFRTNYETAWTDTFGQRMRLGRWIHEAAFRPGAAWTLVQSCRLLPPLAQWIIRSTRGRQGALAGAAAPK; from the coding sequence ATGCGTTACGACGCACTCGTAATTGGCGGCGGCTTGTCAGGGTGCAGCACTGCACTCCAGCTTGCCCGCGAGGGCCACGATGTACTCCTGGCCGAGCAGTCCACCTACCCGCGCCAGAAGTTGTGTGGAGAGTTTTTGTCGCCGGAAGCGCAGTCCTCGTTCCGACGCCTCGACGTGCTTGGTGACGTGCACGCCGCCGGGGCAAAAACCATCGATCGGACGTGTCTGACAGCCTCCAGCGGCGCCAAAACATCTCACGCACTTCCCGATGCGGCCCTTGGCTTTAGCCGCTATCGGCTCGACCAGTTGCTTTTCCAAAGGGCATGCACGGCGGGGGTCGAGGGCCGCCCTGGCACCCGGGTGACGGACGTTCGTGGGAATCTCCGGGATGGGTTTGTGGCGACCGTCGGTGGAGACCCCGTCGAGGCCCGTCTCGTCCTGGGAGCGCACGGCCGCAGAAGCCGACTGGACCGATCATTGGAGCGGCCCTTCTTGTCGGAAACCACGCCGTACGTGGCCTTCAAAGCCCACTACGCCGGCCCCGCCGCGGCGGACCTGGAGAACACGATTGAGCTTCACAGCTCTCCAGGGGCGTACTGCGGGCTTTCCCCGGTCGAGGAGAACCGCATCAATGTCTGCTGGATCGGGCGCACCGACGCCCTCAAAGACGCCGGCGGATCGCCCGAGGGCATGCTCAACACCACCCTGCGCCAAAACCCGGCCCTGGACGAGCTGCTTTCCGGGCTTACGCGTGTGAGCGATCGCTTCGAGGCGGTGAGTCAGGTCCCGCTCATGCCGAAGTCCCGGTTCGCGGATGGCGTGTGCATGATTGGGGACGCCGCGGGCATGATTGCTCCGCTCTGCGGCGACGGGATGGCGATGGCACTCCGGACCGCCGACCTGGTAAGTCCGCTGGCGTCTGACTTTCTCGACGGACGGCATCCGGCCCGAACGTTCCGGACGAACTACGAAACCGCGTGGACCGATACGTTTGGCCAGCGCATGCGGCTGGGCCGGTGGATCCACGAGGCAGCGTTCCGCCCCGGGGCTGCCTGGACCCTGGTGCAGAGCTGTCGGCTGCTCCCGCCCCTTGCACAGTGGATCATCCGCAGCACTCGGGGGCGGCAGGGGGCGCTCGCCGGCGCGGCGGCGCCGAAGTGA